The following coding sequences lie in one Candidatus Poribacteria bacterium genomic window:
- a CDS encoding sodium:proton antiporter: MKFKLVSCLIICVIIGLALSVSMEAFGADDAHGDEGAHHGHGVDGAKLPIWSIIPFVGILLSIAIFPLVFDSHFLVHHGGKMSLVWASAFAIPYLIAFRGAAFYDILHIYLLDYIPFILLLWGLFTVAGGILVRGTLRGTPILNTFLLLIGTVIASWVGTTGASMLLIRPLIRANAYRKNKVHLIVFFIFLVSNIGGSLTPIGDPPLFLGFLRGVPFFWTTTALFPHMLLISVVLLILFFIFDTLMFKREGGVVPDDGTNEPVRVEGLFNLVFLFGIIAAVLMSGTFKWGEVNILGVHVYWQNIAREALIVVMGLLSLKYTPFSGELRQSNEFSWEPIEEVAKVFAGIFMTIIPALAILKAGEEGALAGLIGAMQQPYHYFWITGVLSSFLDNAPTYLTFFNTALGKLHLTEAIVPEILSMPYDQLANQSHQEFVRLLVAISVGAVFMGANTYIGNAPNFMVKAIAEQSGIRMPSFFGYMLWSVAILFPLFVVVTLVFL; the protein is encoded by the coding sequence GTGAAGTTCAAATTGGTATCTTGTCTGATTATTTGTGTAATTATTGGGCTTGCCCTTTCGGTTTCAATGGAGGCCTTCGGGGCAGATGACGCACACGGCGACGAAGGCGCACATCACGGGCATGGCGTAGATGGCGCGAAATTACCTATCTGGAGTATTATTCCTTTCGTTGGTATTTTGCTATCCATTGCGATCTTCCCTCTTGTGTTTGATTCGCACTTTCTCGTCCACCACGGGGGGAAAATGTCTTTGGTATGGGCATCAGCCTTCGCTATCCCATATCTCATTGCTTTCCGAGGCGCGGCTTTTTACGACATCCTGCACATCTATCTGTTAGACTATATCCCGTTCATCCTGCTTTTGTGGGGATTGTTTACAGTCGCAGGTGGGATCCTCGTACGTGGCACGTTGCGTGGCACACCCATACTCAATACATTCTTACTGTTAATTGGCACAGTGATCGCATCATGGGTCGGGACTACGGGCGCATCAATGCTCCTAATCCGTCCTTTAATCCGAGCAAATGCATATCGAAAGAATAAGGTTCATCTAATTGTCTTTTTCATCTTTCTCGTAAGTAACATCGGTGGTTCTTTAACGCCAATAGGAGACCCGCCGCTATTCCTCGGGTTCCTCCGCGGCGTACCGTTCTTCTGGACAACTACAGCATTATTTCCGCACATGTTACTTATAAGCGTGGTTTTGCTTATTCTGTTCTTTATATTTGATACGTTGATGTTTAAACGGGAAGGAGGCGTGGTACCAGACGATGGAACCAACGAACCTGTTCGCGTAGAGGGCCTTTTCAACCTCGTCTTCCTGTTCGGTATCATCGCTGCCGTTCTTATGAGCGGGACTTTCAAGTGGGGAGAAGTCAACATCCTTGGCGTTCATGTGTATTGGCAAAATATCGCGCGTGAAGCATTGATTGTTGTTATGGGGCTACTGTCACTTAAATATACACCCTTCAGCGGCGAATTACGTCAATCCAACGAATTTTCATGGGAGCCGATTGAAGAAGTCGCAAAAGTTTTCGCCGGAATTTTTATGACAATCATTCCAGCATTGGCAATCCTAAAGGCAGGAGAGGAAGGTGCCCTTGCAGGCTTAATTGGGGCTATGCAACAACCCTACCACTATTTCTGGATTACCGGGGTCTTGTCGAGTTTTTTGGACAACGCACCAACATATTTGACATTCTTCAATACCGCACTTGGAAAATTGCATCTCACTGAAGCCATCGTGCCGGAAATTTTGTCTATGCCATATGATCAATTAGCGAATCAGTCGCATCAAGAGTTTGTCAGATTGTTGGTGGCTATTTCCGTCGGAGCAGTTTTTATGGGGGCCAATACCTATATCGGCAACGCACCGAACTTCATGGTGAAAGCCATCGCCGAACAAAGCGGTATCCGCATGCCAAGCTTCTTCGGGTATATGCTCTGGTCAGTAGCAATCTTATTCCCGCTCTTTGTGGTTGTAACACTTGTGTTCCTGTAA
- a CDS encoding NADH-quinone oxidoreductase subunit N, producing the protein MPIEINWQLLMPELVIALTLIIVLVFDLFDAISKTVLGWMTIVGAGIALWVSIQMHQAGTVGIQFNEMFKVDSFSLFFNIIFLVSTILVVLISMSYLDRGDRKQGPYYLLILLATLGMMLMAAGNELIIVFLGLELMSLSLYVLAGYFRESPASSEAGMKYLLLGAFASAFFLYGIALIYGGAGTTSIPAIAEAITAENKSPLLLAGMFLLVVGFGFKVAIVPFHQWAPDVYEGAPTTIAAFISAGPKAAGFAAFLRIFMEALPNLQVEWSGVLILLAMLTMTVGNVIAIAQTNIKRMLAYSSIAHAGYVLIGLAAANNDGISSAMFYLLIYCVMNIGAFGAVILAKTEDGESLMISDYAGLGTRKPLLAMFMMIMLLSLAGFPPTAGFFGKFYIFKAAVGAGHIWLVIIGAINTAISAFYYLRVVVTMYMREPEEELEFSPYASTLVIGLILAVVGVLLIGILPSLMLTPAQNSVF; encoded by the coding sequence ATGCCAATAGAGATTAACTGGCAATTACTAATGCCGGAACTGGTTATCGCCTTAACTTTGATCATTGTCCTCGTCTTTGACCTTTTTGATGCTATTTCCAAAACGGTCCTCGGTTGGATGACGATCGTTGGTGCTGGGATTGCCCTATGGGTCTCCATCCAGATGCATCAGGCAGGTACGGTGGGCATCCAGTTCAACGAAATGTTCAAGGTGGATAGTTTCTCCCTGTTCTTCAACATTATCTTCCTCGTTTCAACAATTTTGGTTGTATTGATCTCGATGAGTTATTTGGATAGAGGCGACAGGAAGCAGGGACCTTACTATCTGCTTATCCTGCTGGCAACGCTCGGCATGATGTTGATGGCCGCAGGTAATGAGTTGATTATCGTTTTCCTCGGCTTGGAGCTGATGTCGTTATCGTTATATGTGTTGGCGGGTTATTTCCGAGAGAGTCCTGCTTCAAGCGAAGCGGGGATGAAATACCTGTTGCTTGGCGCGTTCGCGAGTGCGTTCTTCCTCTATGGAATCGCGCTAATTTACGGTGGCGCCGGAACGACAAGTATACCCGCAATTGCTGAAGCGATTACCGCAGAAAACAAATCGCCACTACTGTTAGCAGGGATGTTTCTCCTTGTCGTTGGGTTCGGATTTAAAGTCGCTATTGTTCCGTTCCACCAATGGGCACCAGATGTTTATGAAGGTGCACCTACAACGATTGCAGCCTTTATCTCCGCAGGACCAAAAGCGGCTGGCTTTGCAGCGTTCCTCAGAATCTTCATGGAAGCGTTACCTAACTTGCAGGTTGAATGGAGCGGTGTTCTCATCCTATTAGCGATGTTGACAATGACGGTCGGGAATGTCATCGCCATCGCGCAAACAAATATCAAACGGATGCTGGCGTATTCGAGTATCGCACACGCCGGGTACGTCCTGATAGGCTTAGCCGCTGCAAATAACGACGGCATTTCGAGCGCGATGTTCTACCTTCTGATTTATTGTGTAATGAACATCGGCGCGTTCGGCGCGGTTATCTTGGCAAAAACAGAAGATGGCGAGAGCCTCATGATTTCTGATTACGCAGGGCTTGGAACCCGAAAGCCGTTACTCGCTATGTTTATGATGATAATGCTTTTGTCGCTCGCCGGTTTTCCACCGACTGCAGGGTTTTTCGGAAAATTCTATATCTTCAAGGCCGCAGTTGGCGCAGGCCATATCTGGCTCGTTATTATCGGTGCTATCAACACCGCAATATCAGCGTTCTATTACCTGCGTGTCGTTGTAACGATGTATATGCGTGAACCAGAGGAGGAGTTGGAGTTCAGTCCTTATGCCTCAACTTTAGTGATCGGGTTAATCCTCGCTGTGGTTGGTGTTTTACTTATCGGTATTCTGCCATCGCTCATGCTCACGCCAGCACAGAATTCCGTTTTTTAA
- a CDS encoding glycosyltransferase, which produces MKIVVACWGSTGDVYPVLALSERLLERGHQVRVCSPALYRDKILEVGAEFYEIGVFFDLAEFHTAMDAIIPKRDPTALLRVIVEEAIVRHGAQWYQDCLTAMKGSDLVICHSVDIPAQEAAIRNGIPWVTVTYCPAIIKCLDFAPYPFPNWGRVFNAIFWRIAEMRLGPNIDVLFNQFIVSIGGVPRESVTLEGMYSPHLNLIAASPALSTPADFLSNHKITGVWHLASPAYDPPSELVDFLEAGPPPVIITFGSMGGSNGRETTKILIEAVRKVKQRAIIQAGWGQLGTPETLSDIYCAEYVPHQWLFRQGSCVVHHGGAGTTASACRAKIPSVVVAHSADQPYWGKRLSDLGVAPRHLHRRNLTPERLAKRIRQVLETPEMTARAQVLGEQMETEDGLTAAVEMVESFE; this is translated from the coding sequence TTGGCACTATCGGAGCGTCTGCTTGAACGCGGACATCAAGTGCGTGTCTGTTCACCCGCACTCTATAGGGATAAGATTCTTGAGGTCGGCGCGGAATTCTACGAGATAGGCGTTTTTTTTGATTTGGCGGAGTTTCACACGGCGATGGATGCTATTATCCCGAAACGCGACCCGACCGCGCTGCTACGGGTCATCGTGGAAGAGGCGATTGTGCGTCACGGTGCCCAATGGTATCAGGACTGCTTGACTGCGATGAAAGGATCAGATTTGGTAATTTGCCATTCCGTGGATATTCCTGCACAAGAGGCTGCGATCCGTAACGGGATCCCGTGGGTGACTGTGACATATTGCCCTGCCATCATAAAATGCCTCGATTTCGCGCCCTATCCGTTTCCGAATTGGGGACGTGTCTTCAACGCAATCTTCTGGAGAATCGCCGAGATGCGTCTTGGACCAAATATAGATGTTCTTTTTAATCAATTTATCGTCTCTATTGGTGGGGTGCCACGGGAGTCTGTGACGTTAGAGGGTATGTACTCGCCGCATCTGAACCTCATTGCTGCCTCTCCAGCACTCTCTACACCGGCTGATTTCCTATCGAACCACAAAATCACAGGTGTCTGGCACCTCGCGTCACCTGCTTACGATCCACCATCTGAACTTGTCGATTTCTTGGAGGCGGGCCCCCCGCCGGTTATCATCACGTTTGGATCTATGGGAGGTTCCAATGGACGTGAAACGACCAAAATTCTAATAGAAGCCGTTAGGAAAGTGAAACAACGTGCGATTATCCAAGCGGGTTGGGGACAACTCGGCACGCCGGAGACGTTATCGGACATCTACTGCGCTGAATATGTTCCGCACCAGTGGCTGTTCCGACAAGGGAGCTGCGTCGTGCATCACGGTGGTGCGGGGACGACTGCCTCGGCATGTCGTGCGAAGATCCCTTCTGTCGTTGTCGCGCACAGTGCGGATCAACCGTATTGGGGAAAACGGCTATCGGACTTAGGCGTTGCGCCACGACACCTGCATCGTCGAAACCTGACACCTGAACGCTTAGCGAAACGGATTCGGCAAGTTTTGGAGACACCAGAAATGACGGCGCGGGCACAGGTTTTAGGAGAACAGATGGAAACAGAAGATGGTTTGACTGCAGCCGTTGAAATGGTTGAATCTTTTGAATAG
- a CDS encoding DUF5069 domain-containing protein: MGSYKYGADSEQDTAILAFLSISAEAFQEAAVRIDHDVKLGAWILDNCERSSEEVSKFNRKMKAWWQNKMPQDEFAKRRRQLAQQAENRRRSWLQGERWWWKNFFRT; the protein is encoded by the coding sequence ATCGGAAGCTATAAATACGGTGCTGATTCTGAACAAGATACAGCAATTTTAGCCTTTCTCAGCATTTCAGCGGAAGCTTTTCAGGAAGCCGCAGTGCGGATTGACCATGATGTTAAATTGGGGGCATGGATTCTGGACAACTGTGAGCGGTCATCTGAGGAAGTATCAAAGTTTAATCGTAAGATGAAAGCTTGGTGGCAGAACAAAATGCCTCAGGACGAGTTTGCAAAACGCCGCCGACAATTGGCTCAGCAAGCAGAAAACCGTAGACGTTCTTGGCTCCAAGGTGAAAGGTGGTGGTGGAAGAATTTCTTCAGAACGTAA
- a CDS encoding NADH-quinone oxidoreductase subunit M yields MLLSIVIFLPLLGVIAIALLRGLGATAVKGIALGIGLITFVISLGLYTGFNADTGTFQYVTQENWITSLGISYHIGIDGISLWLVLLTTFLTPVCILAAWDSIEKGLSGFMMSLLALETGMLGVFCSLDLFLFFVFWESMLIPMYFLIGIWGGERRIYATIKFVLYTMAGSALMLVGILALYFQNGNSFDLTTLSGPFEHSDLLFLAFFIAFAIKVPLFPFHTWLPDAHVEAPTVGSVILAGVLLKMGTYGIIRFCLPLFPDAAEKFTPLIVTLAVIGIIYGALVAMVQPDLKKLVAYSSVSHLGFVVLGLFSQSAAGLQGSMLQMINHGLSTGALFLLVGMIYERRHSRMIVDFGGLSKRMPIFAVIFMIVTLSSIGLPGLNGFVGEYMILLGSFVEGAFSKVHVVFATAGVILAAVYMLWMFQRVMFGTLDKTNENLPDLNAREIVVMLPILLFIVWIGVYPKPFLSKMEKSVGIVVTKVQTTEPAMGQLEKQRPRDPKLALQGTQHTQHEKRQKEAETK; encoded by the coding sequence TTGTTACTTTCAATAGTCATTTTTTTACCACTGCTCGGTGTGATAGCAATTGCGTTGCTCAGAGGCTTGGGAGCTACCGCTGTCAAAGGCATCGCACTTGGCATTGGACTTATCACCTTTGTTATCTCGTTAGGGCTTTACACCGGGTTTAACGCAGATACTGGCACATTCCAATATGTTACGCAAGAAAACTGGATTACCAGCTTAGGTATAAGCTACCATATTGGCATCGACGGTATTTCGCTGTGGTTGGTGTTGCTGACGACATTCCTAACACCCGTGTGTATTCTCGCCGCATGGGATTCGATTGAGAAAGGATTGAGCGGCTTTATGATGTCGCTCCTCGCACTCGAAACGGGGATGTTGGGGGTTTTTTGTTCCCTCGATCTGTTCCTCTTCTTCGTGTTTTGGGAGTCAATGCTGATTCCGATGTACTTCCTCATCGGTATTTGGGGCGGAGAGCGTCGGATCTACGCGACTATCAAGTTCGTTCTCTATACGATGGCGGGCAGCGCACTCATGTTGGTCGGGATTTTAGCACTCTATTTTCAGAACGGTAATAGTTTTGACCTAACAACGCTAAGTGGGCCCTTTGAACATTCGGATCTACTATTCCTCGCGTTTTTTATCGCGTTTGCTATTAAAGTACCGCTGTTCCCATTCCATACATGGCTTCCAGATGCACACGTTGAGGCACCGACCGTCGGAAGCGTCATTCTTGCCGGTGTCCTACTAAAGATGGGAACCTACGGAATCATCCGATTTTGTCTGCCACTCTTTCCTGATGCAGCAGAAAAGTTTACACCCTTGATCGTTACACTTGCTGTCATCGGTATCATCTATGGCGCATTGGTGGCAATGGTACAGCCGGATCTCAAAAAACTGGTCGCATACTCCAGTGTCAGTCACCTCGGTTTTGTCGTGTTAGGGCTCTTTTCACAAAGTGCCGCGGGGCTTCAGGGAAGCATGTTGCAAATGATTAATCACGGCTTAAGTACAGGCGCTTTATTCCTTTTAGTCGGCATGATTTATGAGCGACGGCATAGCAGAATGATTGTTGATTTCGGCGGCTTATCAAAGCGGATGCCGATCTTCGCCGTAATTTTTATGATTGTAACCTTGTCATCGATTGGATTACCGGGTTTAAACGGATTCGTCGGTGAATATATGATACTGCTCGGCAGTTTTGTTGAGGGGGCTTTCTCTAAAGTACACGTCGTTTTCGCTACCGCAGGTGTGATCCTCGCTGCCGTGTATATGCTCTGGATGTTCCAGCGGGTGATGTTTGGAACACTCGATAAAACAAATGAAAACCTACCGGACTTGAACGCTCGTGAAATCGTCGTAATGCTTCCGATTCTGCTGTTCATCGTCTGGATTGGTGTTTACCCGAAGCCTTTCCTGAGTAAAATGGAAAAATCTGTAGGGATTGTTGTGACGAAAGTGCAGACTACGGAACCTGCTATGGGACAATTGGAAAAACAGAGACCGCGAGATCCGAAACTCGCACTACAGGGAACGCAGCACACACAGCATGAAAAGCGTCAAAAGGAGGCAGAGACGAAGTAA
- a CDS encoding TIR domain-containing protein yields MRTYNLFISHSWADSDMYNKLIHLLNSKRDFSYRDYSVPKDDPLDSDGTDENLYNAIKTQIARSSVVLILMGIEATDSKWINQEIRIAKNEFRIPKPVIAIESSKNNSDLAIVKQGADRIVDWNPERIVSAIREVV; encoded by the coding sequence ATGAGGACCTATAATCTTTTTATTAGTCATTCTTGGGCTGATAGTGATATGTATAATAAATTGATTCACTTACTAAATTCAAAAAGAGATTTTTCCTATCGCGACTACTCTGTGCCAAAAGATGACCCGTTAGATAGCGACGGAACAGATGAAAACCTCTATAATGCCATCAAAACGCAAATAGCGCGCAGTAGTGTTGTTCTAATTTTGATGGGAATCGAGGCAACAGACAGCAAATGGATAAACCAAGAAATCCGTATTGCTAAAAACGAGTTCCGTATTCCAAAACCGGTTATCGCTATTGAATCATCGAAAAACAACAGTGATCTGGCAATAGTTAAGCAAGGTGCTGACCGGATTGTTGATTGGAATCCAGAAAGAATTGTTTCAGCTATTCGAGAAGTAGTGTAA
- a CDS encoding Gfo/Idh/MocA family oxidoreductase — MSDVRLGFIGTGGNMNRHLRELTEIGGSQFVAFCDIVVEKAEQAVTQYGGKAYADYNEMLAREELDAVYISIPPFAHGAPERAVIDAGLAMFVEKPVHMDTNDAMEIAAVIEEKGIITATGYQERYLDIIDKAQELLASRRVGFFMGYWMGGMPGGWWREKAKSGGQLMEQTTHEFDMARYLFGEVKTVYAVARYDLIPDTDYDIEEASAVSLQFESGVFGIMFSACFTTNGMSRSGLDIFCEDGSLEYHLRRALVLSTADEKTTWNPQNNCTIDMDSTFIEAVRIGDGSAIRSPYADAAKTAILSIAANESLETGLPVHLG, encoded by the coding sequence ATGTCAGATGTTAGATTAGGCTTTATCGGCACAGGTGGTAACATGAACCGCCACCTCCGTGAATTAACCGAGATCGGCGGCTCACAATTCGTCGCCTTCTGTGATATTGTTGTTGAAAAAGCGGAACAGGCTGTCACGCAGTACGGTGGTAAAGCATACGCAGACTATAACGAGATGCTCGCACGCGAAGAATTGGATGCCGTCTATATCTCTATTCCACCTTTCGCACACGGGGCACCTGAACGGGCTGTTATTGACGCTGGACTGGCGATGTTTGTCGAAAAACCTGTACACATGGATACAAACGATGCAATGGAGATCGCAGCTGTGATAGAAGAGAAAGGCATCATCACTGCTACAGGGTATCAGGAACGTTATCTTGATATTATCGACAAAGCGCAGGAACTCCTCGCTTCCCGACGCGTCGGATTCTTCATGGGCTACTGGATGGGCGGCATGCCCGGTGGTTGGTGGCGAGAGAAGGCAAAATCCGGTGGGCAGCTCATGGAACAGACGACACACGAATTTGATATGGCGAGATACCTCTTCGGCGAAGTCAAAACTGTCTATGCCGTCGCACGCTATGATCTGATTCCTGATACCGATTACGATATTGAAGAAGCGTCTGCTGTCTCTTTGCAATTTGAGAGCGGTGTTTTTGGTATCATGTTCTCCGCCTGCTTTACAACGAATGGGATGAGTCGTTCTGGATTAGACATTTTCTGTGAGGACGGTTCCCTTGAATATCATCTCCGTCGTGCGCTTGTACTCTCTACCGCCGATGAGAAAACCACGTGGAACCCGCAGAACAATTGCACAATTGATATGGATAGCACCTTTATTGAGGCTGTTCGTATAGGAGATGGCAGCGCAATCCGATCCCCCTATGCCGATGCCGCGAAAACCGCTATTTTATCCATCGCCGCCAACGAATCCCTTGAAACAGGTCTACCGGTCCACTTAGGATAA
- a CDS encoding glycosyltransferase family 9 protein, whose product MKKILVFSFSFIGDAVLSTAVIHPLRKHFPDAHITFLVGPRAFDILATEPNIDTTLVYDNRGEHAGWPGRLRVIKTLRHEKFDLVVNLRDSLTARCIGAEHWGMVRGESNRHAVTRYLEVLQRHGVDPTGAYPCLELTEAENTEAHRFLADTGITSEGLLIGIHPGGNWVYKLWDVEKYALVANALCKEQNAAILLFAGPNERALQVQVSEMMDIPPILVQTENLRHLAALISACDVYIGNDTGPMHIASAVDTPVVALFGSTNHIRSGPYGDKHTIVQSGIDLGCNPCHPGRHPGGCGAGSCEVIAGITVEQVLAAVKRYTSSISILDSRKFASNFS is encoded by the coding sequence ATGAAAAAAATCCTTGTTTTTAGTTTCAGTTTCATTGGCGATGCTGTGCTATCCACTGCTGTTATCCACCCCCTACGTAAACACTTCCCAGATGCCCATATTACCTTCCTCGTCGGACCGCGTGCGTTTGATATCCTCGCTACCGAACCGAACATTGATACGACCCTTGTTTATGATAATCGAGGTGAACACGCCGGTTGGCCAGGACGGCTGCGTGTGATAAAAACCTTACGACATGAAAAATTTGATCTCGTTGTGAATCTACGGGATAGCCTCACGGCGCGGTGCATTGGGGCGGAACATTGGGGAATGGTTCGCGGGGAGAGCAATCGTCATGCCGTTACCCGCTATCTGGAGGTGCTTCAGCGGCACGGCGTTGACCCAACGGGTGCCTACCCATGTTTAGAGTTAACTGAAGCGGAAAACACCGAGGCGCACCGTTTTCTTGCCGATACAGGCATTACCTCGGAAGGGTTGTTAATCGGCATTCATCCGGGTGGGAATTGGGTATATAAGTTATGGGATGTGGAGAAATACGCCTTGGTCGCGAATGCCCTGTGTAAAGAACAGAATGCAGCGATCTTATTGTTCGCTGGTCCGAACGAACGAGCACTCCAAGTCCAAGTATCAGAAATGATGGATATTCCGCCAATTCTTGTTCAAACGGAAAATCTACGGCATCTCGCGGCGTTAATCTCTGCGTGCGATGTCTATATTGGGAATGACACGGGACCGATGCATATTGCGTCAGCAGTGGATACGCCAGTTGTTGCGCTTTTCGGTTCAACGAACCACATTCGGAGCGGTCCCTATGGTGATAAACACACGATTGTGCAGAGTGGGATAGATTTGGGGTGTAATCCGTGTCATCCGGGTCGGCATCCGGGGGGATGCGGTGCTGGCAGTTGTGAAGTGATTGCGGGGATTACAGTGGAACAGGTATTGGCAGCTGTGAAGCGTTATACTTCTTCAATCTCAATTTTAGACTCAAGAAAATTCGCTTCTAATTTCTCCTAA
- a CDS encoding heavy metal translocating P-type ATPase has product MEHQINLPITGMNCESCTSIITQNLKKMDGVLVVEVSLATEYAAVTFDTSTLSEEAIVNKIRDLGFDVVDENKEEEARAEEFRRQKLQFTVGVICTLPLFLISMGRDMNLLGAWASAHWVNYLMFGLALPVQGYVAWDYYIGGFKALRNRSANMDVLVAMGSSVAFLYSLVVTIALTTGAGERFGAHVYFETAAVIVTLIKLGKLLEARAKGKINAALKKLPQLAPKTACRLKDGEEQNIPIEQVGVGDVLVVRPGESIPVDGVVRSGESAIDESVFTGESLPVDKGPGDPVTAATMNQSGMLTIKATHVGTETALSRLVQLVYTTQQSKPPIQRVADAVTNVFVPIVAAIAVVTFLAWWFLLGAGFTPAMLRLVAILVTACPCALGLATPTAVMMGTGIGAQRGILFRNGEALERAGNLTTIVLDKTGTLTEGKLTLTDILTDKDESELLQLSAAAERGSEHPIGKAVVQAAQERGLNIATPSQFKAITGHGITAQVGDNSVVIGNLSLMQQHGIPTKIFEAEAERLQTEAKTVLWVAVDGHVAGLLAVADTLKPEAQAAVAELYELGCTVTMMTGDNRVTADAIAKASRISDVMAELKPEDKAAAVKKLQTENGGLVAMVGDGINDTPALAQADIGISLGTGTDIARETAHVTLMHSDLRGLPDAIRLSRSTMRTIKQNLFWAFFYNVLLIPIAAGALYPLSFVPTMFRELHPMLAAFAMAFSSVSVVLNSLRLQWRKS; this is encoded by the coding sequence ATGGAACACCAAATTAACCTCCCCATCACCGGCATGAACTGCGAAAGTTGTACAAGCATCATCACACAAAACCTAAAAAAGATGGATGGTGTTCTTGTTGTAGAAGTCAGTCTCGCTACCGAATATGCCGCGGTTACCTTTGATACATCTACGCTCAGCGAGGAAGCCATCGTCAATAAGATCCGAGACCTCGGTTTTGATGTTGTTGATGAAAACAAAGAAGAAGAGGCTCGCGCTGAAGAATTCCGACGGCAGAAGCTGCAATTTACTGTCGGGGTAATCTGCACGTTACCACTTTTCCTCATTAGCATGGGCAGAGATATGAACCTGTTAGGTGCGTGGGCATCTGCACACTGGGTTAACTATCTCATGTTCGGTTTAGCGTTACCAGTGCAGGGTTATGTTGCGTGGGACTATTACATCGGCGGTTTTAAGGCACTACGCAACCGATCCGCCAATATGGATGTCCTCGTTGCTATGGGTTCATCCGTCGCGTTTCTCTATAGCCTCGTCGTAACGATTGCACTAACCACGGGCGCGGGAGAACGCTTCGGCGCACACGTCTATTTTGAGACAGCCGCAGTTATCGTTACGTTAATTAAGTTAGGAAAACTGCTTGAAGCACGTGCCAAAGGTAAGATAAACGCTGCCCTGAAAAAACTCCCGCAACTCGCCCCGAAAACGGCGTGTCGCTTAAAAGACGGTGAAGAACAAAACATCCCGATTGAACAGGTCGGCGTAGGAGATGTCCTCGTTGTACGTCCCGGCGAAAGTATCCCTGTGGATGGCGTGGTACGCAGCGGTGAAAGTGCCATCGATGAAAGCGTTTTCACCGGAGAAAGCCTACCTGTAGATAAGGGACCAGGCGACCCTGTGACCGCTGCAACGATGAACCAGAGCGGGATGCTCACGATCAAAGCCACACACGTCGGTACCGAAACGGCACTTTCACGTCTTGTCCAATTGGTGTACACGACGCAACAGAGCAAACCCCCTATCCAACGCGTCGCCGACGCAGTCACAAATGTGTTCGTGCCTATCGTCGCCGCGATTGCCGTTGTGACGTTTCTCGCGTGGTGGTTCCTCCTTGGAGCAGGGTTCACACCGGCGATGCTCCGCCTCGTTGCCATCCTCGTCACAGCCTGCCCGTGTGCATTAGGACTTGCTACCCCGACAGCCGTTATGATGGGTACCGGTATCGGTGCGCAGCGCGGTATCCTCTTCCGAAACGGTGAAGCACTTGAACGCGCAGGAAACTTAACTACAATTGTCCTCGATAAAACAGGCACCTTGACAGAAGGGAAACTTACACTTACCGATATCCTCACGGATAAAGATGAATCGGAACTCCTACAACTCTCTGCTGCCGCGGAGCGTGGCAGTGAACATCCTATCGGAAAAGCGGTTGTTCAAGCCGCTCAGGAACGTGGACTCAACATCGCGACACCGAGCCAGTTTAAAGCCATCACTGGACACGGTATCACCGCACAGGTCGGTGACAATAGTGTCGTTATAGGCAATTTATCCTTAATGCAACAGCACGGTATCCCGACGAAGATATTTGAAGCAGAAGCAGAGCGGCTACAGACCGAGGCAAAAACTGTCCTATGGGTCGCCGTTGATGGACATGTTGCCGGACTTCTGGCAGTCGCGGACACTTTAAAACCGGAAGCGCAAGCCGCAGTCGCGGAACTCTACGAACTTGGATGTACGGTAACAATGATGACAGGCGATAACCGCGTTACGGCGGATGCGATCGCCAAGGCTTCACGGATTAGCGATGTCATGGCAGAACTCAAACCCGAAGATAAAGCAGCAGCCGTTAAAAAGTTACAGACAGAAAATGGTGGACTCGTCGCAATGGTCGGCGACGGTATTAACGATACACCCGCATTGGCACAAGCCGACATTGGTATTTCACTTGGCACAGGCACCGATATCGCCAGAGAAACAGCACACGTGACACTCATGCACAGCGATTTGCGTGGACTTCCCGATGCGATTCGACTCAGCCGCTCAACGATGCGCACAATTAAACAGAACCTATTCTGGGCGTTCTTCTACAATGTCCTCTTAATTCCCATCGCAGCAGGTGCACTTTATCCGTTATCTTTCGTGCCAACGATGTTTCGGGAACTCCACCCCATGCTCGCAGCATTCGCAATGGCATTTAGCAGTGTGTCCGTTGTGCTAAACAGTTTACGATTGCAATGGCGAAAATCATGA